In Gemmatimonadota bacterium, a single genomic region encodes these proteins:
- a CDS encoding M1 family metallopeptidase codes for MTFEQIAHVAKIMALLACLPLTAASPAASAQDTTRLRAVPPPVVTPPFMQRAYERGWRDRDGSPGEDYWIQGGTYELAARLFPDESRVEGSVRILYASAAPGRFPTVWLHLHQNLHSEGVPREEPVEITGGINVRGVAVDGDPLEELDDPITPGQTGYHIAGTLMEIAPREPLQAGDSMEITMDFDFVVPESGAGRMGRSEREVYFIGYWFPKMAVLDDLRIWNVDPYLGRGEFYDGFADYSVEISVPEGWTVMGTGELQNPQEVFSALTLERLAEARESDSRVVIAGRGERGIGAVTREGVNGWLTYRFSATQVRDFAWTASNVQNWDAVSAVVGDVDGDGEDDRTLVHSFWRPERAPLWEEQWRWAKFSIEHHSDYTGFPYPWPHMTSVEGADIIGGGMEYPMLTVMGSYEGGGEQDLFNVTSHEIGHMWIPMIVGTNEKAYAWMDEGATTFLEGESRMEFWPGVDHHRVEARSYLQVAHAGLEASMMRHSDAFPPGPAYGVAAYVKPAALMVALRELIGKEAFDNAYRTFIDEWAYKHPTPWDFFNTFERFAEQDLDWFWSGYFFEPWPMDHAVGMVRTGAGAGPAVTIEDRGFAPFPTSVRVTTSSGEILEFAIPVEHWLEGNGEYLIEMSPSVGSVVRVEIDPSGTAPDSDRDNNIWPRG; via the coding sequence ATGACATTCGAACAGATCGCGCATGTCGCCAAGATCATGGCGCTGCTCGCCTGCCTGCCGCTTACTGCGGCTTCCCCTGCCGCATCGGCCCAGGACACAACCCGCCTGCGCGCGGTACCGCCGCCGGTCGTCACTCCACCCTTCATGCAGCGCGCCTACGAGCGGGGATGGAGAGACAGGGACGGCTCGCCCGGCGAGGACTACTGGATCCAGGGCGGCACCTACGAGCTCGCGGCCAGGCTTTTTCCCGACGAATCCCGAGTGGAAGGCAGCGTGCGCATACTCTACGCGAGCGCGGCGCCAGGACGATTTCCCACGGTCTGGCTGCACCTCCATCAGAACCTTCATTCCGAAGGGGTTCCCAGGGAGGAGCCCGTCGAGATAACGGGAGGCATCAACGTGCGCGGCGTCGCCGTGGACGGCGACCCGCTGGAGGAGCTCGACGACCCGATCACCCCCGGTCAGACAGGGTACCACATCGCCGGGACCTTGATGGAAATCGCGCCCCGGGAGCCTCTCCAGGCCGGGGATTCCATGGAAATCACGATGGATTTCGACTTCGTCGTGCCGGAGAGCGGAGCGGGACGCATGGGGCGCTCCGAACGCGAAGTCTACTTCATCGGGTACTGGTTCCCCAAGATGGCGGTTCTGGACGACCTGCGCATCTGGAACGTCGACCCCTACCTGGGCAGGGGAGAGTTCTACGACGGCTTCGCCGACTACTCGGTCGAGATCTCGGTGCCGGAAGGATGGACGGTGATGGGAACCGGGGAGCTGCAAAATCCGCAGGAGGTTTTTTCGGCCCTGACTCTCGAACGCCTGGCCGAAGCCCGCGAATCCGACTCACGCGTGGTCATCGCCGGCCGCGGGGAACGGGGAATTGGCGCCGTGACTCGCGAGGGGGTCAACGGCTGGCTTACCTATCGTTTCAGCGCCACGCAGGTGCGCGATTTCGCGTGGACCGCCTCCAACGTTCAGAACTGGGATGCGGTGTCGGCGGTGGTCGGAGACGTGGACGGCGACGGAGAGGACGATCGCACCTTGGTGCATTCCTTCTGGCGGCCCGAACGGGCGCCGCTATGGGAAGAGCAATGGCGCTGGGCGAAGTTCTCGATCGAGCACCATTCGGACTACACCGGTTTCCCGTATCCCTGGCCCCACATGACCTCGGTCGAAGGCGCGGACATCATCGGCGGCGGGATGGAGTACCCGATGCTCACCGTCATGGGGTCGTACGAGGGAGGCGGTGAACAGGACCTCTTCAACGTCACCTCCCACGAGATCGGGCACATGTGGATCCCGATGATCGTCGGCACCAACGAAAAGGCCTACGCGTGGATGGACGAGGGCGCCACCACCTTTCTGGAGGGCGAGAGCCGCATGGAGTTCTGGCCGGGCGTCGACCATCACAGGGTCGAGGCACGCAGCTACCTGCAGGTGGCGCACGCCGGATTGGAGGCATCCATGATGCGGCACTCGGACGCCTTCCCGCCCGGTCCCGCCTACGGCGTTGCCGCGTACGTGAAACCTGCAGCTCTGATGGTCGCGCTCCGCGAGCTGATTGGGAAGGAAGCCTTCGACAACGCCTACCGCACCTTCATCGACGAGTGGGCCTACAAACACCCGACTCCGTGGGATTTCTTCAACACCTTCGAACGCTTCGCCGAGCAGGATCTGGACTGGTTCTGGAGCGGCTATTTCTTCGAACCATGGCCGATGGACCACGCAGTGGGCATGGTGAGGACGGGAGCGGGCGCAGGACCTGCGGTGACGATCGAAGACCGCGGTTTCGCACCGTTCCCGACCTCCGTTCGCGTCACGACCTCGTCCGGCGAGATCTTGGAGTTCGCGATACCCGTCGAACACTGGCTCGAGGGCAACGGAGAGTATTTGATCGAGATGTCGCCTTCGGTCGGGTCGGTGGTGAGGGTGGAAATCGACCCGTCAGGAACCGCCCCCGACTCCGACCGAGACAACAATATCTGGCCTCGCGGTTAG